A stretch of DNA from Cellulomonas fengjieae:
TCGAGATGCAGACGGAGCGTCGCCGGTCGCGGCGGCGCGGCGTCTCGGACACCTCGGACGCCGGGCTGCTGGGGCGGCTGACGCACCTGCCCGGCGCGGTCTGGGTCGCGATCCTGCTGGTGGTCTGCGTGGCCGCCCTCGCGCTCGGCGCGGCCTGGCTGATCGGTCTGCAGGTCTAGCCGAACCCCCGCGTCCGGCGCCGGTCCCGCTCACGGCGACCGCGCGACGCCGACCACGCACCGCCCCAGCTCGCGGTCCAGGGCGTCGCGCTCGGCCGCCGTCACCCACAGCCCGTAGGCCGCCTTCACCCGGACCTGGCGCAGCGCGTAGACGCACCGGTACCCGCGGTTGGGCGGCAGCCACGTGGCCGCGTCCCCGGCGCCCTTCTCCTGGTTGGCCGGCCCGTCCACGGCGAGCAGGTTGGCCGGGTCGTTGGCGAACGCCTCGCGCTGGGCGGCGGACCACCCTTGCGCGCCCTTCTGCCAGGCGTCCGAGAGGGCGACGACGTGGTCGATCTGCACCTCGGCGGAGCCCGGTCCGCGCGTGAACGCGATCCGCACGCCGGTGTAGGGGTCGTCGAGCGTGCCGGACATGACGACGCAGTGCTCCACCGCGGGCTGCGTGAGATCGCGGCGCAGCACGTCGTTGCGCGTGTCGCAGCCGTTGCGGTCGGTGTCCGCCCACGCCTGCCCGAACCGCTCGCGCGCGTACCCGGTGCTCGGCGCCCGGCCGCGGACGTCGAGCGTGTCGAGCGCAGCCCGCCCGGCCGCCAGATCGGCCGCACCGACCGCGTACCGGGCGGCGACGCGCCCCTGCGTCCAGGCGGGGACGCCCGCGCCGACCACCGCGCAGACGACGAGGCCGACGAGCCACGGGCCGGGGCGGCGCCACGTCGTCATCCCGAAAGGCTGGCGTGCGACCAGGGGCGACGGCCGCCACCCCTGAGGACGCGTCGGGCTGTGGACGGCTCGCGCGCGTACGGTCGTCGCGTGACCGCGCCCGACGCCCCCGAGCTCCGTGTGCCGACGTCGCCGGGACCGCGCCCGCGCCCGCGCCCGCGGACCCGCCTCGCGGCGGTACTGGTCGCCGTCGCGCTCGTCGTGGTGGGTGTCGCGGTGAGCCGCATCGACGCCGCGTTCGCGGATCCCGTCGGTGACTCGCTCTACGCGGCCTTCGTGGTCGCGCTCCTGGTCGTGATCGCGCCACGCGCCCGTCCGGTGGCGGTCGCGCTCGTCGCCTTCGGGCTCTGCACGCTGGTCGAGCTCGCCCAGCTCACCGGGGTGCCCGCCCGCGCCGTCGACGCCGTCCCGCTGCTCAGGTACGCGCTCGGCACCACGTTCGCGGCCGTCGACCTGGTCGCCTACGCCGCCGGGGCGGCGCTCGCGCTGATCGTCCGTCGCGTCGCCGCTGTGCCACGCTGACGGTCCGAGCAGACCGACCGCGGGGGCCGCATGGATCCGACGTACAGCCTCGCCGTCAGGCTGGCCTGCGAGTTCATCGGCACCGCGATCCTCATCATCCTGGGCAACGGCACCGTCGCCAACGTGCACCTGAAGGGCTCCAAGGGATACCGCGGCGGCTGGTCGCTGATCGCGATGGGCTACGGCTTCGGGGTGATGATCCCCGCGCTGATGTTCGGCGGGATCAGCGGCAACCAGATCAACCCCGGCTTCACGCTGGGCCTCGCGGTGTGGGGCCTGTTCCCGTGGTCGGAGGTGGCGCCGTACGTCGTGGCGCAGCTCCTGGGCGCGATGGCCGGGCAGCTCGCCATCGTCGTGACGCACAAGCCGTACTACGACCTCACGACGGACCCCGAGGACATCCTCGCGACGTTCTCGACCATCAACGCCGCGCACTCGCGCCTCAACGGCTTCCTCAGCGAGCTGCTCGGCTCCGTGGTGCTGTTCTCGTGCGCGCTCGCGATCGTCAACTCGCCGCTGACCACGGACGAGCCGGCCGTCGCGCACCTCGCCCTGGGCTTCCTGGTCTGGGGGCTCGTCGCGGGCCTCGGCGGTCCGACGGGTCCCGCCCTCAACCCGGCGCGCGACCTCGGGCCCCGGATCATGCACGCGGTCCTGCCCCTGCAGCACAAGGGCGGGTCCGAGTGGAGCTACGCGTGGGTGCCCGTCGCGGCGCCCCTGCTCGGCGGGATCATCGGCGTCGGCGGCTGGTACCTCCTGCTCGGCTGAGCGCAGCGGGTGACGAAGCCCTCCAAACCCGGCATGCTCGATCGCGGAGGTGGCGTCCATGGCGAGCAGCACGAGCATCTGGCGCAGGAAGTCCGTGGAGGACTCCCTCGAGGAGACGTTGGACGTCGAGCGGTCGCTGCGGCGCAACCTCACCACGTGGGACCTCATCGTCCTGGGCGTGGCGGTGGCCGTCGGCGCGGGCATCTTCTCGGTCGGGGCGACCGCGGCGGCGAACTACGCGGGACCCGCGGTCATCGTCTCGTTCCTGATCGCCTCGCTCGTGTGCGGGCTGGCCATCATGTGCTACGCCGAGTTCGCCTCGACGCTGCCGGTCGCCGGTTCCGCGTACACGTTCTCGTACGCCTCGATGGGGGAGTTCGTCGCCTGGATCATCGGGTGGGACCTGATCCTGGAGATGCTCCTCGGGTCGGCCGTCATCGCGAAGTTCTGGGGCGTGTACCTGTCCGACGCCTTCGCCCTGTTCGGCATCGAGATCCCCACGACGATCAGCCTCGGGTCAGTGGATCTCGACTGGGGGCCGGTGGTCATCGTCGCGGTGTTCTCCACGCTGCTGGCCCTGGGCACCAAGCTGAGCACGCGCGTGAACAGCGTGTTCACCGTCATCAAGGTCGCCATCACGCTCTTCGTCATCGTGGTGGGCCTGTTCTACGTGAACACCGCCAACTTCTCGCCGTTCGTGCCGCCGTCGGAGCCGGCCCCGGAGCGGACGAGCCTCGAGCAGCCGGTGTTCGCGTACCTCTTCGGCCTCGAGCCGAGCGCGTACGGCGTGATCGGCATCCTGTCCGGTGCCGCCCTCGTGTTCTTCGCGTTCATCGGGTTCGACGTCGTCGCGACGACGGCCGAGGAGACCAAGAACCCGCAGCGCACCGTTCCCCGCGGCATCCTGGGCGGCCTCGCGATCGTGACCGTGCTGTACGTGCTGGTGACCGTCGTCGTGACCGGGATGGTCTCCTACCGCGAGCTCGCCGAGGTGGAGACGCCCTCGCTGACCACCGCGTTCGTCCTCGTGGGTGCGGACTGGGCCGGACGGGTGATCTCGCTGGGCATCCTGGTGGGCCTGACCTCGGTCCTCATGGTGCTGCTGCTGGGCCTCACCCGCATCGTCTTCGCGATGAGCCGCGACGGTCTGCTGCCCCGCGGCCCGTCGCGGACGTCCCCGAAGTACGGCACACCCGTCCGGCTGCAGATCGGGGTCGGCATCATCGTCGCCCTCATCGCGGGCCTGTCCGAGGTGGAGCTGCTGGAGGAGATGATCAACATCGGCACGCTGTCGGCGTTCGTGCTGGTCAGCTTCGGGATCCCGATCCTCCGGCGGACGCGGCCCGACCTGGAGCGGGGGTTCCGGGTGCCGTGGTCGCCGGCGCTGCCGATCATCGCGGGCGTGGCGTGCCTCTGGCTGATGGCGAACCTGACCACGCTGACGTGGCTGCGGTTCCTCGCCTGGCTCGCCGTCGGCGTCGTCATCTACTTCGCGTACTCGTACCGGCACGCCGTCGCGGCCAACCCCGGCCACGACGCCCGGACCGGGGCCAAGCTCTAGCGCCGGTCAGTCGTCGATCGGCTCCAGGACGAACACGGGGATCTGCCGGTCGGTCTTGGCCTGGTACCCCTCGTAGGCCGGCCAGACCTCGTTGGCGCGCGCCCACCACTCGTCGCGCTCGGCGCCGCTGGTCTCCCGGGCGACGTAGTCCTTCTTCACCGCCCCGTCCTGCAGCTCCACGTGGGGGTGCTCGACGAGGTTGCGGTACCAGGCGGGGTTCTCCGGCGTGCCCCCCTTCGACGCGACCACCGCGTAGCGGCCCTCGTGCTCCACGCGCATCAGGGCGGTCTTGCGCAGCTTGCCGCTGCTGGCGCCGACCGACGTCAGCACGATGACCGGCTTGCCCTGGAGGGTGTTGGCCTCCCGGCCGTCGGTCCGCTCGTACGTCTCGGCCTGCGTGCGGGCCCACTCGGAGGTGCTCGGCTGGTACTCACCGGTCAGAGGCATGGCCTCAGGATGCACCGCCTGACCTGCACACGCGACCTGCGCCGCGCGACACCGGCGCGGTCACGGGGGCGGCGCGGGAGACGGCATCATTGGCGCCGTCCAGCATTCTCCCAGCCGCCGCGGCGGCACGTGATCGGAGCCCGATGAAGTTCAACCCGCCCCCGAACTGGCCCGCGCCGCCCGAAGGGTTCCGCCCGGAGCCCGGCTGGGCCCCCGACCCCTCGCTGCCCGCGCCGCCTCCGGGGTGGGAGCTGTGGGTCGAGGACGACGTCGCGCTGCCCGGCGAGACCACGGACGCCACGCGGCACTACAAGCAGGCGACGACGACGTTCCTCGTCGGCGTCGCGTTCTTCCTCGCCGGCTCGATCTCGACGATCGTCACGGCGAACTCGAAGAGCGGGTTCTACTGGTGGGGCGGCATGGTCATCGGCCTCATCGGGCTGGCGCGCGCGTTCGCGGCCTACCGTTCCGCTCGCAAGGAGGGCGCGCCCAGCCTGAGCGGCCTCGCCAAGGGCGTCGTCATCGTCGGCCTCGTGCTCGTGCTCGGCACCGGGATCGGGGCGGCGACGAGCTTCATCTCGACCGCGTCGATCACGACCGGCACGGGATCGTGCTGGATCGTCGACGAGGACGGCATGGCCGAGGCCGTGAGCTGCGACTCGGACTACCAGTTCAAGGCGATCTCCGAGGTCAGCAGCGCCGACGAGTGCCCGCAGGACCTGTATCTCGAGGCCGACGACGAGGACGGCATCCTGTGCCTCGAGGAGAAGTGACCTACTTCTTCTGCTGCTCGTCGAGGTAGGTCTTCGCCTTCTCGACGACGCTGTCGATCTGGGCGTCCTGGCGGTCGCCCGTTCTCGACTTGACTGCCTCGGCAGCCTTGTCGAGCGCGTCCTTCGCCTGCTCCTCGCGGCCGGAGACGGCTGCCTTGGCCTGCTTGACCAGGTCGTCGATACCCATGGTGAACCCTTCGCTCGGTGACGTCTCAGTCTGCGACGTCACCGAGCGGAGTGCCCGCCGAACCGTGCTCCGTGGTGGTGCGCGGCATCGCAGCCGCGGCCGCCACGGTCGCCAGCGCGACGACCACCAGCGCCGCGAACGACAGCGTCACGGCATCGCCGAACTGCTCGGGGTCCTGCGCCGGGCTGGCTCCGCGCATGAGGCCGTTGATGAGCGCGCCGAGCGCGGCCACCCCGAGCGCGCTGCCCATGGACCGCGAGAACAGGTTGGCACCGGTGACCACCCCCCGCTCGCTCCAGCCGACGCTCGACTGCGCGGCGATCAGGCTGGGGGCGGCGACGAGACCGAGGCCGGCTCCGATGACGAAGCAGGCGAGACCGACGGCGAGCAACGACGGGCGCATCGCCGCGAGGGCGAGCCCGGCGGTCCCCGCGACCACCACCGCGCACCCGACGAGCACCGTGGTGCGGAACCCGACCCGCAGGTAGAGCCGGCCGGACTGCGACGCGGAGATCGGCCAGCCGATCGTGAGCGCGGCCAGCGTGAGGCCCGATGTGAGCGGCGAGACGTCGAGCAGCGCCTCGAGGAACGTCGGCACGTACGAGGTGATGCCGATCAGCAGCACGCCGACCCCCACCGACACCAGCGACGCCGAGAGCAGCAGCCGGTCGGAGAACACCCACAGCGGCAGCACCGGCTCGTCGGCCCGCCGCTCGACGCGCACGAACGCGACCAGGAGCACCACGCCGAGGGCGAACGCGCCGACGCTCGGCACGGACAGCCACTCCCAGGCGTTCCCGCCCTCGAGCAGCGCCAGGATCAGCAGGCTCATGGCGGTGGTCAGCAGGAGCCCACCGGCCCAGTCGATGCGGTGGCTCGTGCGCTCCACGGTCTCGTGCAGGTGGCGGACCAGCAGCCATGCCGCCGCCAGGCACAGGGGGATGTTGACGAAGAAGATCCAGTTCCAGGACAGGAACTCGGCGAACACGCCGCCGAGCGTGGGGCCCACGACCGACGACACGCCCCAGACGCTCGCGATGTAGCCCTGCGCCTTGGCGCGCTCCGCGACCGTGTAGATGTCGCCGGCGATCGTGATCGCGATGGGCTGCACCGCCCCGGCACCCAGCCCCTGCACCGCCCGGAACGCGATGAGCGCGGGCATGCTCCACGCGAACCCGCAGAGCACCGAGCCGAGCAGGAACAGCCCGATGCCGAGCAGGATCACGGGCTTGCGCCCGATCGTGTCCGCGAGCTTGGAGTAGATCGGCACGCTGACGGCCTGCGTCAGCAGGTACACGGAGAACAGCCACGGAAAGCTGGTGAAGCCGCCGAGGTCCGCGACGATCGTCGGGACGGCCGTCGCCAGGATCGTCGCGTCGATGGCGATCAGGCCCGTGGTGACCATGAGGGCGATGAGGATGGGTCCGCGCTCGGACCGGAACCCGACGCCGGTGCTGGTCGTGGTGCTGCTCAGGGGAGCCTCCTCGGAATCAGCCCTCAGCATGCGACACCCTCGGCATCCCGGCTCTGTGAATCTAGGCTCACCCACGTGACGCACGAGTACGCGATGACCGGGTTCACCGTCCGCGAGCACCGGGTGCAGGTGCCGGTCGACTGGTCGGCGCCGGAACGGTTCGGCTCGATCGAGGTGTTCGCCCGCGAGCTGGTCGACCCGGAGAAGGCGTCGGACGACCTGCCGCTGCTGCTGTTCCTGCAGGGCGGCCCCGGCGGGCAGGGCCCCCGACCGCTGGGCGGCGGGTGGATCGGCACCGCCCTGGAGAAGTACCGCGTGATCCTCCTGGACCAGCGGGGGACCGGCCGCTCCTCGCCCGTGGACGGCCGCGTGGTCGGCGGGTTCGACGACGCCGCACAGGCCGCCGACTACCTCGCCTGCTTCCGCGGTGACGCGATCGTGGCCGATGCCGAGCACCTGCGCCGGACGGTGTACGGCGGCAGGCAGTGGGCCACGCTCGGGCAGTCCTACGGAGGCTTCCTCACGCTCACGTACCTGTCGCGGCACCCGTCCGCGCTGACCCGGTGCTTCGTGACGGGCGGGCTGCCGCCGGCGACGACCGACGCCGAGGGTGTCTACGCCGCGACCTACCGTCGCCAGGCGGCGCGCAACCGTGAGCACGCCCGGCTGCACCCGTCGGACGCGGCCGTGCTGGCGCGCATCGCGGACCTGCTGTCCGACGGGTCCGTCACCCTGCCCACGGGCGAGCCCTTCACGGTCGAGCGGCTGCAGCAGCTGGGCCAGCCGTTCGGGATGAGCACGGGGCTCGACGAGGTGCATTGGCTGCTCGACACCGCGCTGACGCCGGCCGGCCAGCTGTCCGACGCGTTCCTCGGGGCGGTGGTCCGCGAGACCGGCTTCGACGACGGGCCCCTCTACGCGGTGCTCCAGGAGGTCATCTACCACCAGGGGGAGCGTGAGCCGGGCTGGGCCGCGCAGGCCGAGCACGACCGGTGGCCGTCGTTCGCGGCGTCGGCCCGCCCGCTGCAGCTCACCGGCGAGGTGGTCCTCCCGTGGATGTACGAGCAGCACCGCGCCCTGCGGCCGTTCCGCGCGGCGGCCGAGGAGCTCGCCGCCCGCACGCGGTGGCCCGCGCTGTACGACCTGGCCGCGCTGGCCGCCAACGAGGTCCCGGTCGCCGCCGTGCAGTACTACGACGACCCGTACGTGGACCTGGACCTCGCCCTGGCGACGGACGTCGGAAACCTGCAGGTGTGGATCACGAACGAGCACCTGCACGACGGGCTGCGCGTGGCCGGCGACGCGATCCTGCCGAGGCTCTTCGACCTCGCGGCGGGCAAGGCGCGCGTCACCGGCCGCTGACCGGGTTGCCCTCAAGGCGCCGCCGCTGTCGGAACCAGCCGCAGTTGTGGCGGGAGGGGCTGGTGGGGCCCAGGTGAGTCCCCCTGGTCGCATCCGTCACTCTCGTACCAAGAACGGCTGGTTCCGACGCACCGGGGGGTGCCGGCAGCGGGCCTTCTCCCAGGAGCGTGCGCCCCGGACGGACTCCGGTCGCGCTCGACCGGGCTCTGGACGTCAGCCGCCCAGCACCCAGCCGTGCGGCTCCGCCAGCCGACCCGCCGACTCGGGACCCCACGAGTCGGCCGGGTACGGCTCGGGTGCCGGGCGGTCGGGGCCGAGAAGGGGCGCGAACGCCTTCCAGGCGGACTCCAGGCCGGCGGCCGTGGTGAACAGCGTCCGATCGCCGACGAGCACGTCCTCCAGCAGCCCCGCGTACGGCGGCAGCGACTCGCCGGGCTCGACGTCGGCCAGGGCGAGGTCGGCGGTGCCGGTGCCCAGCTCGAGGAACGCACCGGGCTTCTTGACGGTCGTCGTGACCTGGAGATTGCCCGAGCCCGCCAGCGAGACGATCACACGGTTGGGGCCGACGGGTGATCCGAAGAGCTCGTCCGGCGTCCGCAGCACGAGCGTGACCTGCTGTGCCGACGCGCCCATGCGCTTGCCGGTGCGCAGCAGGAACGGCACCCCCCGCCACCGCTCCGTGTCCACCCAGAGGCGCGCGGCGACGAACGTGTCGGTCGTCGAGTCGTCCGGCACGTCGTCGATGTCCCGGTAGCCGTCGAACTGTCCGAGGACGACGTCGTCCGCCGGGTCGAGCGGGCGGAAGTGGGCGATGACGTCCTCGCGCGCCTTGCCCAGGTTCGCCGCGTCCAGCCGGCGGGGCGGCTCCATCGCCACCTCGGCGGCCACCTGGAACAGGTGCGTGACCAGCATGTCGAGGGCGGCGCCGGTCGCGTCGTAGAACTGGGCGCGCTGCGCGACGTCGAGCGTCTCGGGCACGTCGATCTGCACCTGCTCCACGTGCTGCCGGTTCCAGATCCCGCCGAACAGCTCGTTGGCGAACCGCAGGACGTGCAGGTTCTGCGTCGCCTCCTTGCCCAGGAAGTGGTCGATCCGGAACACCTGCTCCTCGTCGAACACCTCGTGCACGATGGCGTCCAGCTCCCGGAACGACTCCAGGGACGTCCCGTACGGCTTCTCGTAGACGATGCGGATGCCGTCGGTGAGGCCCGCCTCCTTCAGCGCGCGCGTGATCGGCGCGAACGACGACGGCGGAACCGCGAGGTAGTGGATGACGGTGACGTCGCCGCCGAGCACCTCGCGCAGCCGGTCCAGCTCGCCGGGGAGCTCGGCGGCGCTGTCGTCCTCGCTGACGTCCCCGCAGTACGCGGTGTGCTGGGTCAGCTCCGGGACACCCTCCGCGGCCTCGTCGTCGCCGAACTCCTCGACGGCCTCGCGCAGCAGCACGTCGAAGTCAGCCGAGCTGATCGGCGTGCGGCCGGTGCCGAGCAGGGCCCAGCGCTCCGGGAGGAGCCCGCGGCGCTGCAGGGTGGCCAGGGCGGGGAGCACCATGCGCTTCGCGAGATCACCACGGGCGCCGTGCAGGACGAAGATCAGGGGATCGGTCGGTGCCATCGGGCTGGGTCCTCACGACGGTGACGGGCGGAGCCTCGACCGTACTTTCGGTGGCCGACGAGCGCGCGGCGGCTCGAGCTCAGCCGACCGGGGCCGGCACGCGCTGCACGGCCGCCACGCGGTCGAGGATCGCGTCCAGGACCGCCCCGCGGTCGAACTGCAGGGCGTGCAGGCGGGCGCGGGTCTCCCAGTCGGCGCGCTCGTCGGCGGACATCGCGAGGATGTGGTCCAGCGACTCTGCGATCGCCGACGGTGACTCGACCGGCACGATGAGTGCGCAGTCGCCGACCGCCTCCCCGATCCCGCCGGTGTCGGTCGTCACGATCGGCCCGCCGCCGGCGAGCATCTTCTCGGCGAGGGCGATCCCGAACGTCTCGACGAACTCCGGACGCGGCTTGCTGGGCAGCACGTACGCCGCCGAGCCCGCCATGAGGTGCGCCTTCTCGTCGTCGTCGACGTCGTCGAAGAACACGATGCGGTCCGCGGCCGACGACGCCGCCGCGAGCTCCTGGAGCCGTGCGGCGTCCGGTCCGTTGCCCGCCACGACCAGCCGCAGCGACTCCGCCGCGCGGCTGGCGGCGAACCCCCCGATGAGGTCGTCGACCCCCTTGGCGTGCGCCAGCCGGGACAGGAACAGCACGTAGCCGTCGGCGACCAGGCCGCGGGAGTCGAGCACGCGCGCGGTCTCGGACGTGTCCAGGTCGAGGTAGGACCCGACGTCGATCGCCGGGTAGGACACGGTGACGCGCTCGCGGCACTGGGCGGCGAACGTGGTGCCGTGCTTGGCGTCGATGGCGGCGGCCTCCGCGATGATCAGCTCGCGGGTGTAGTCGGAGACCGCGAGGCAGACGTCGTGCTCGAGGTAGCTCGACAGCACGTGCGCCGCCGCGCCGAACTCGTCCTTCTCGACGCACGCGCGCACCACGTTCGTGACGTCCGAGCCCACGGCCTCGGCGACCGTGGTCACGTTGACCGGCAGCCCGGTCCGACGGGCGACGTGGACGGCGTCGGCGACGGCGAGCGAGTGCGGGCTCAGGTACAGCGACATCGCCACGGTGGGCACGCCGTCGGTGAAGAGCTCGACCAGCCGGCCGACGATCCCCGCGAGCCAGCGCCCGTCGGGGACCTTGTAGTCGCCGACGGGCTCGGGGCGCTCCACGGTGATGCCCGGGGAGTACGGCAGCACACCGTCCAAGGGCTTGAGCGGCAGGCCCGTCGCCTGCAGCCGGTCGATCGGCCACGTGACGATGCGGACGTCGTCGAAACCCCGGTGCAGGGCCGCCTCCGCGAGGTTGCGGGCCTCACCCGAGTGCCCGCAGATCACCGGATCGGCGCGGACGACGATCACGAGACGGCGATGAGTGGTCACGTCGACTCCTTCAGCGCCGCAGCGCGGTGGTCGGGGGGTGGGTGCTGACGGACGGCGGCCGGACGGTGGTGCCCCAGTCGCTCGGGGCGGGCCCGAGCTCGAGGTGCAGGCGTCCGCCGCGATGGAGCTCGGTGCCGGTCAACCACGTGCGGTCGAGCCGATCACCGTCGAGGTGGACGGACTGTACATACTGGACAGGCCCGTCCGGGGTCGGTTCGACGAATCCGGAGGTCTCGATCGTGAGACTGCGGTCGCCGAGGTCGATGCTCGACTCCCGCCAGGCCGGCGCGCTGAGCAGGAACAGGTTCTGGCCGGCGACGGGGAACAGGCCGAGCGACGCCCACACGAACCACGACGACAGCCCGCCCGAGTCGTCGTTGCCCGGCAGGCCGCCGCGACCGGTGCCGAACTGGTTCTGCACGATGGCGTGCACCACCTCCGCGGTGCGATCCGGCCGGCCCGCGTAGTGGTACGACCACGGGGCCTCCATGTCCGGCTCGTTGTTCAGGCCCTCGAACCGGTTGAGCCCGTACCCCGCAGCCATCTCCGCGAGGTCGGGCCGGAGCCCGGGCTGGCGCACCGGCGGCGCACCGAACCCGAAGAACTCGTCCAGCTGGGCGACGAAGGCGTCGTCCCCGCCCGAGAGCTTGATGCGTGCCGCCATGTCGTGCAGCAGCCGGAACGAGTAGTTCCAGCGCCCGCCCTCGTAGTACGTCGAGTCCTGCAGGAGCCCGGTCTCCTCGTCGAACGCGTTGACCCAGCGGGCGGCGAGCGGCGTGAACTGCTCCACCAGCATCGGGTCGCCCACGTGAGCCGCGATCTGCGACGTGCACCAGTACCCGAACGCCAGGTCGAGCGTGTGGCTGATCGGATGGACCTTGCCGCGCAGCAGGAAGTCCTCGCCGTAGGTTCGACGCAGGTCGTTGTGCATGTGCACGAGCGCCCAGTCCCAGTCGATCCCGGGCAGCCCCAGCTGGCACAGGTCGGCGAGGAAGGTGTGCGCGAGAGCGGACGCCTGACGGCTGAACTGGTCGGCACCGCGCGCCATCCGGTACCCGATGGGGAGGTTGCCCTCCTCCTCCGAGATGTACAGCAGCGCGTTCGCCAGCTCGACCGCCTTGTCGGGCAGGAGCGTCGTCAGCAGCGGCAGCTGCGTCCGGTAGATGTCCCACATGGTCGCGATGTCGAACGCGAACGGTCCGTCGGCCGGCCAGAACGGTGACTCGTCGGGAGCGAGGCAGGGCTTGATCAGCGAGTGGTACAGCGCGGTCGAGAACACCGTCTGCTTGTCCTTCGACGGCGTGTCGACGCGGATCTTCCCGAGCGCCTCCTGCCAGACGTCGGCGGTCGCCACGCGCCTCGTCGCAAAGCTGGACGGACCCGGCCCGCACTCCCGCTCGAGGTTCTCGCGTGCCTGGTCGACGCCCCGCAGGGAGAAGCCGAACCGCAGCTCCACCACCTGTCCGGGTTCGGACGGACCGGCCCACATGAGCCCGAACGGGCGCAGCGTGGTCGGCCGGATCCGGTCGAAGTCCAGGCGCGTGCCACCGGGCATCAGCCGCCGGTCGTACCAGAGCATCTGGCGCCAGCGCGGGTCGTCGCACTCGACGTGGATGGCCAGCGGGGCACCCTCGACGACGATCTCGCCCTGCGCGATCCCGGGGCTGATGGAATGCAGGTGCGCCCGCAGCGGCACCGTGCGGCCGTGCGGGATCGTCAGCCCGCCGAGCGAGAAGTCGATGACCAACCGCGCGTCGCGGTG
This window harbors:
- a CDS encoding glucose-6-phosphate dehydrogenase; this encodes MAPTDPLIFVLHGARGDLAKRMVLPALATLQRRGLLPERWALLGTGRTPISSADFDVLLREAVEEFGDDEAAEGVPELTQHTAYCGDVSEDDSAAELPGELDRLREVLGGDVTVIHYLAVPPSSFAPITRALKEAGLTDGIRIVYEKPYGTSLESFRELDAIVHEVFDEEQVFRIDHFLGKEATQNLHVLRFANELFGGIWNRQHVEQVQIDVPETLDVAQRAQFYDATGAALDMLVTHLFQVAAEVAMEPPRRLDAANLGKAREDVIAHFRPLDPADDVVLGQFDGYRDIDDVPDDSTTDTFVAARLWVDTERWRGVPFLLRTGKRMGASAQQVTLVLRTPDELFGSPVGPNRVIVSLAGSGNLQVTTTVKKPGAFLELGTGTADLALADVEPGESLPPYAGLLEDVLVGDRTLFTTAAGLESAWKAFAPLLGPDRPAPEPYPADSWGPESAGRLAEPHGWVLGG
- a CDS encoding nitroreductase family deazaflavin-dependent oxidoreductase; this translates as MPLTGEYQPSTSEWARTQAETYERTDGREANTLQGKPVIVLTSVGASSGKLRKTALMRVEHEGRYAVVASKGGTPENPAWYRNLVEHPHVELQDGAVKKDYVARETSGAERDEWWARANEVWPAYEGYQAKTDRQIPVFVLEPIDD
- a CDS encoding ribosomal maturation YjgA family protein — protein: MTAPDAPELRVPTSPGPRPRPRPRTRLAAVLVAVALVVVGVAVSRIDAAFADPVGDSLYAAFVVALLVVIAPRARPVAVALVAFGLCTLVELAQLTGVPARAVDAVPLLRYALGTTFAAVDLVAYAAGAALALIVRRVAAVPR
- a CDS encoding MFS transporter produces the protein MLRADSEEAPLSSTTTSTGVGFRSERGPILIALMVTTGLIAIDATILATAVPTIVADLGGFTSFPWLFSVYLLTQAVSVPIYSKLADTIGRKPVILLGIGLFLLGSVLCGFAWSMPALIAFRAVQGLGAGAVQPIAITIAGDIYTVAERAKAQGYIASVWGVSSVVGPTLGGVFAEFLSWNWIFFVNIPLCLAAAWLLVRHLHETVERTSHRIDWAGGLLLTTAMSLLILALLEGGNAWEWLSVPSVGAFALGVVLLVAFVRVERRADEPVLPLWVFSDRLLLSASLVSVGVGVLLIGITSYVPTFLEALLDVSPLTSGLTLAALTIGWPISASQSGRLYLRVGFRTTVLVGCAVVVAGTAGLALAAMRPSLLAVGLACFVIGAGLGLVAAPSLIAAQSSVGWSERGVVTGANLFSRSMGSALGVAALGALINGLMRGASPAQDPEQFGDAVTLSFAALVVVALATVAAAAAMPRTTTEHGSAGTPLGDVAD
- a CDS encoding amino acid permease, with the protein product MASSTSIWRRKSVEDSLEETLDVERSLRRNLTTWDLIVLGVAVAVGAGIFSVGATAAANYAGPAVIVSFLIASLVCGLAIMCYAEFASTLPVAGSAYTFSYASMGEFVAWIIGWDLILEMLLGSAVIAKFWGVYLSDAFALFGIEIPTTISLGSVDLDWGPVVIVAVFSTLLALGTKLSTRVNSVFTVIKVAITLFVIVVGLFYVNTANFSPFVPPSEPAPERTSLEQPVFAYLFGLEPSAYGVIGILSGAALVFFAFIGFDVVATTAEETKNPQRTVPRGILGGLAIVTVLYVLVTVVVTGMVSYRELAEVETPSLTTAFVLVGADWAGRVISLGILVGLTSVLMVLLLGLTRIVFAMSRDGLLPRGPSRTSPKYGTPVRLQIGVGIIVALIAGLSEVELLEEMINIGTLSAFVLVSFGIPILRRTRPDLERGFRVPWSPALPIIAGVACLWLMANLTTLTWLRFLAWLAVGVVIYFAYSYRHAVAANPGHDARTGAKL
- a CDS encoding antitoxin; amino-acid sequence: MGIDDLVKQAKAAVSGREEQAKDALDKAAEAVKSRTGDRQDAQIDSVVEKAKTYLDEQQKK
- a CDS encoding alpha/beta fold hydrolase translates to MTHEYAMTGFTVREHRVQVPVDWSAPERFGSIEVFARELVDPEKASDDLPLLLFLQGGPGGQGPRPLGGGWIGTALEKYRVILLDQRGTGRSSPVDGRVVGGFDDAAQAADYLACFRGDAIVADAEHLRRTVYGGRQWATLGQSYGGFLTLTYLSRHPSALTRCFVTGGLPPATTDAEGVYAATYRRQAARNREHARLHPSDAAVLARIADLLSDGSVTLPTGEPFTVERLQQLGQPFGMSTGLDEVHWLLDTALTPAGQLSDAFLGAVVRETGFDDGPLYAVLQEVIYHQGEREPGWAAQAEHDRWPSFAASARPLQLTGEVVLPWMYEQHRALRPFRAAAEELAARTRWPALYDLAALAANEVPVAAVQYYDDPYVDLDLALATDVGNLQVWITNEHLHDGLRVAGDAILPRLFDLAAGKARVTGR
- a CDS encoding MIP/aquaporin family protein, whose protein sequence is MDPTYSLAVRLACEFIGTAILIILGNGTVANVHLKGSKGYRGGWSLIAMGYGFGVMIPALMFGGISGNQINPGFTLGLAVWGLFPWSEVAPYVVAQLLGAMAGQLAIVVTHKPYYDLTTDPEDILATFSTINAAHSRLNGFLSELLGSVVLFSCALAIVNSPLTTDEPAVAHLALGFLVWGLVAGLGGPTGPALNPARDLGPRIMHAVLPLQHKGGSEWSYAWVPVAAPLLGGIIGVGGWYLLLG
- a CDS encoding HNH endonuclease family protein, yielding MTTWRRPGPWLVGLVVCAVVGAGVPAWTQGRVAARYAVGAADLAAGRAALDTLDVRGRAPSTGYARERFGQAWADTDRNGCDTRNDVLRRDLTQPAVEHCVVMSGTLDDPYTGVRIAFTRGPGSAEVQIDHVVALSDAWQKGAQGWSAAQREAFANDPANLLAVDGPANQEKGAGDAATWLPPNRGYRCVYALRQVRVKAAYGLWVTAAERDALDRELGRCVVGVARSP